In the genome of Carnobacterium pleistocenium FTR1, one region contains:
- a CDS encoding TIGR00282 family metallophosphoesterase yields the protein MKLLFIGDVVGSMGREMVHDYLPKLKKMYKPQVTILNGENAASGRGITEKIYKGFLQDGVDIVTMGNHTWDNRDIFEFIDDAKKMIRPANYPEGTPGKGISYIKVNQLELAVINLHGRVFMTDVDDPFRKADELVDEALQRTPLIFVDFHAETTSEKQSMGWYLDGRVSAVVGTHTHVQTNDARILPNGTAYLTDAGMTGPYDGALGMDRDAVLRRFLTQMPTRFEVPKEGRKILSGCFIELDDVTGEAKKIENIVINDDHPFNGGFE from the coding sequence ATGAAATTATTATTTATTGGAGATGTTGTCGGTTCAATGGGTCGCGAAATGGTTCATGATTATTTACCTAAGCTGAAAAAGATGTATAAGCCGCAAGTAACCATTTTAAATGGTGAAAATGCAGCTTCAGGCCGTGGAATAACAGAAAAAATTTATAAAGGTTTTTTACAAGATGGTGTTGATATTGTAACGATGGGAAATCATACATGGGATAACCGAGATATTTTTGAATTTATTGATGATGCTAAAAAAATGATTCGCCCAGCTAATTATCCTGAAGGAACACCAGGTAAAGGAATTTCTTATATAAAAGTCAATCAACTTGAATTGGCCGTTATAAACTTACATGGTCGTGTTTTTATGACAGATGTTGACGACCCTTTCAGAAAAGCTGATGAACTGGTAGACGAAGCATTACAACGGACACCTTTGATTTTTGTTGATTTTCATGCAGAAACAACAAGTGAAAAACAATCAATGGGATGGTATTTAGATGGCAGAGTATCTGCAGTAGTTGGAACCCATACTCATGTACAAACGAATGATGCACGTATTTTACCAAATGGGACAGCTTATTTGACAGATGCTGGAATGACGGGTCCTTATGATGGAGCGTTAGGAATGGATCGCGATGCTGTACTTAGAAGATTTTTGACCCAAATGCCAACACGATTTGAAGTGCCTAAAGAAGGTCGGAAAATTCTTTCGGGTTGTTTTATTGAACTTGATGATGTTACTGGCGAAGCTAAAAAAATTGAAAATATTGTTATCAATGACGATCATCCATTCAATGGTGGATTTGAGTAA
- the rny gene encoding ribonuclease Y, with protein MDFRSVTFAIVTLVVGLIVGYLVRKATHEKELAGARNTATGILEEAKREAETMKKEAMLEAKDESHKYRTEIEAELKERRNEVLRQENRLLQREDNIDRKNDSLEKREQSLEANEAKLSSRQLNVDDIEKKAIELVKQQESELERVAALSREEARQLILQETENELSHEVAVMVKDSEQKAKEEADRKAKNLIALAIQRSAADQVSETTVSVVTLPNDEMKGRIIGREGRNIRALETLTGMDLIIDDTPEAVVLSGFDPIRREIARMTLEKLIQDGRIHPARIEEMVEKSRKEMDERIREIGEQATFDVGVHSLHPDLIKILGRLKFRTSYGQNVLSHSIEVAKLAGVMASELGEDVTLAKRAGLLHDIGKALDHEVEGSHVEIGAEIAMKYKENETVVNSIASHHGDVAATSVISVLVASSDAISAARPGARSESLENYIHRLEKLESISNDFEGVEQSFAIQAGREIRIMVKPEKLDDLAASKLARDVRKRIESELDYPGHIKITVIREIRTIEYAK; from the coding sequence ATGGATTTTAGAAGTGTTACCTTCGCTATCGTTACTTTAGTTGTCGGTCTTATTGTTGGATATCTCGTCCGCAAAGCAACCCATGAAAAAGAGCTAGCTGGTGCTAGAAACACTGCAACTGGAATATTGGAAGAAGCAAAAAGAGAAGCAGAAACCATGAAAAAGGAAGCGATGTTAGAAGCGAAGGATGAAAGCCATAAATATCGAACTGAAATTGAAGCAGAGCTAAAAGAGAGAAGAAACGAAGTTCTAAGACAGGAAAATCGTTTGCTGCAACGCGAAGATAATATTGATCGCAAAAACGATAGCTTAGAAAAGCGTGAACAATCACTTGAGGCTAATGAAGCAAAATTAAGTTCTAGACAACTGAATGTTGACGATATAGAGAAGAAAGCCATTGAATTGGTGAAACAACAAGAAAGCGAATTGGAACGAGTAGCGGCTTTGTCACGAGAAGAAGCAAGACAATTGATTTTGCAAGAAACAGAAAATGAATTGTCTCATGAAGTAGCTGTTATGGTGAAAGATTCTGAACAAAAAGCAAAAGAAGAGGCTGATCGTAAAGCTAAAAACTTAATTGCGTTAGCTATTCAACGCTCCGCAGCTGATCAGGTTTCAGAGACAACGGTTTCCGTTGTGACGTTGCCTAATGATGAAATGAAAGGGCGCATCATAGGACGTGAAGGACGAAATATCAGAGCACTAGAAACGCTGACCGGTATGGATCTAATTATAGATGATACGCCAGAAGCAGTTGTTCTTAGTGGATTTGACCCAATTCGTCGTGAAATTGCTCGAATGACTCTTGAAAAATTAATCCAAGATGGACGGATTCATCCAGCTCGAATTGAAGAGATGGTAGAAAAATCACGTAAAGAAATGGATGAAAGAATTAGAGAAATTGGCGAACAAGCTACTTTTGATGTAGGTGTGCATTCGTTACATCCAGACTTGATCAAAATTTTAGGACGTCTAAAATTTAGAACAAGTTATGGTCAAAACGTGTTAAGCCATTCTATTGAAGTTGCGAAATTAGCAGGTGTGATGGCTTCTGAATTAGGAGAAGACGTTACATTAGCTAAACGTGCTGGTTTACTCCATGACATTGGTAAAGCATTAGATCATGAAGTTGAAGGATCCCATGTTGAAATTGGTGCAGAAATTGCGATGAAGTATAAAGAAAATGAAACAGTTGTGAACTCAATTGCTTCACATCATGGTGATGTAGCAGCAACATCTGTCATCTCTGTTCTAGTAGCTTCGTCTGATGCAATATCTGCAGCACGTCCGGGCGCAAGAAGCGAATCACTTGAAAATTATATTCATCGTCTTGAAAAATTAGAAAGTATTTCTAATGATTTTGAAGGGGTTGAACAAAGTTTTGCTATACAAGCAGGTCGCGAAATCCGAATTATGGTTAAACCTGAGAAATTAGATGATTTAGCAGCAAGTAAGCTTGCACGTGACGTTAGAAAACGCATCGAAAGCGAACTGGATTATCCTGGGCATATTAAGATAACCGTTATTCGTGAAATAAGAACGATTGAATATGCGAAATAG